In Erigeron canadensis isolate Cc75 chromosome 6, C_canadensis_v1, whole genome shotgun sequence, the following are encoded in one genomic region:
- the LOC122605381 gene encoding F-box protein At5g07610-like — protein MMAESENMKRVKVVNESSPAVIVEETIPAGNESFSFYPQAEKVASNQDLLMEILFRLPVRSLLRFKIVSKDWYSIVVSPGFRSKLLSRPKREPPSGLFVPLLRKKIPHLECDFVPFDIENPGKAPFRTPNFDPDVKRIDIEHSSNGLLLCSSKTRDLTNRYGFTHKYYMYNPTTNQSITLPKLENYDNSKRLGMTIAFDPSKSPHYKVVYVCGLGTDRRAGVTGYQIETYSSETRTCKVSYELALDEEIDIYFGAGVYWNNAIHWIHHTGFVLYFNLEKEVVDHVLTPGAHQRVDPESYTSYMYESCDHLLVAQIRNALNTEFNIFESKRDYSSWIVKYRVDIDGLRRPYPEIIFDHNNPRTFCFTLLSIVLGEKDNDDDSFLVLEIGDELKKAVRFNLSSKTSHKLLDFTAFPHSIRSIDFDGIYVHNPNTFQFTESLYNV, from the coding sequence ATGATGGCTGAATCTGAAAACATGAAACGGGTCAAAGTAGTAAATGAAAGCTCTCCTGCTGTCATTGTAGAAGAGACAATTCCCGCTGGAAATGAATCTTTCTCATTTTACCCTCAGGCAGAAAAAGTTGCTTCCAACCAAGACCTTCTGATGGAAATCCTCTTTCGCTTACCAGTGAGATCATTACTTCGGTTTAAGATTGTTTCCAAAGACTGGTACTCTATCGTTGTAAGTCCTGGCTTCAGAAGCAAACTTCTCAGCCGACCTAAACGTGAACCCCCTTCAGGTCTGTTCGTCCCGCTGCTTCGGAAAAAAATACCACACCTTGAATGTGACTTTGTCCCGTTTGACATTGAAAATCCAGGAAAAGCCCCTTTCAGAACCCCCAACTTCGATCCAGATGTTAAGAGAATTGATATTGAGCATTCTTCTAATGGCTTACTGTTGTGTTCTAGTAAGACCAGGGATTTGACTAACAGGTATGGGTTTACCCACAAATATTACATGTACAATCCAACGACCAATCAATCCATTACGCTTCCTAAACTTGAAAATTATGATAACTCTAAGCGTTTAGGTATGACCATAGCTTTTGATCCTTCAAAATCACCTCACTATAAAGTCGTATATGTTTGTGGCCTTGGAACGGATCGTCGTGCTGGTGTGACTGGTTACCAGATAGAAACATATTCCTCAGAAACTCGCACTTGCAAGGTATCATATGAATTAGCTCTTGATGAAGagattgatatatattttggtgCTGGTGTTTATTGGAACAATGCCATTCATTGGATTCACCATACGGGGTTTGTGCTGTATTTCAATTTGGAAAAAGAGGTTGTTGATCATGTACTCACTCCTGGTGCACATCAGCGCGTGGATCCTGAAAGCTATACAAGTTATATGTACGAGTCTTGTGATCACCTCCTTGTCGCTCAAATCCGTAATGCCCTGAATACAGAATTTAATATTTTCGAATCAAAGAGAGATTATTCATCATGGATTGTGAAATACCGTGTTGATATTGATGGGTTGCGCCGACCATACCCTGAAATCATCTTTGATCATAACAATCCTCGTacattttgttttactttgCTATCTATTGTGCTGGGTGAAAAAGAcaatgatgatgattcattcTTGGTACTAGAAATAGGGGATGAATTAAAAAAAGCTGTTAGATTCAACTTGTCATCTAAGACTTCTCACAAGCTCCTTGATTTTACTGCTTTTCCCCATTCTATCCGCTCTATTGACTTCGACGGGATATACGTTCACAACCCAAATACTTTCCAGTTTACAGAGTCTCTCTACAATGTTTGA
- the LOC122604511 gene encoding F-box protein At5g07610-like produces MVKKSATWSPAEKVGSMDDLTTEILVRLPVRSLLRFKSVSKHWYSLISSPCFKPPNPDFPSGLFIPFHVGRSYLGYEFIPFDIDNPVKKPPFVSLDFNLDGLMIEHSCNGLMLCSTYYDKLYKYYIYNPTVNRFAALPTPETNDDNYLSHQCHMSLAFDPSKSPHYLVIYVNCEKIPFVRKSNYKIQIYSSQTRSCDRSFTFVLDEDIAMYFGPGVYWNEAFHWIHKKGFILYFNLDQQIVHQMHTPLGLIGGNWDEESYSNYLFESRGHLLAIEILRPHTSKFKIHELMRDYSGWSLRYNVDLDGVCGPFPEIMNPESADTFEFAILALVLSDKQDGSFLVLEIPGKVLRFNLVSKTFYKLHGFSSRRKIPYPNCNKQF; encoded by the exons ATGGTCAAGAAATCGGCAACTTGGTCTCCGGCGGAGAAAGTTGGTTCCATGGACGACCTGACGACGGAGATCCTTGTGAGATTACCGGTAAGATCACTGCTTCGTTTTAAGTCTGTTTCCAAACACTGGTACTCTCTTATTTCAAGCCCTTGCTTCAAACCCCCTAACCCTGACTTCCCTTCGGGTCTGTTCATCCCGTTCCATGTCGGTAGATCATATCTAGGTTACGAATTCATCCCTTTCGATATCGATAATCCGGTTAAAAAACCCCCTTTCGTTtcccttgattttaatctagATGGTTTGATGATTGAGCACTCTTGTAATGGTTTAATGTTGTGTTCTACGTATTATGATAAGCtttataagtattatatatacaatccAACCGTTAACCGATTCGCCGCCCTTCCTACACCTGAAACAAATGACGATAATTATTTATCACATCAATGTCATATGAGCTTAGCTTTTGATCCTTCGAAATCACCTCACTACCTAGTCATATATGTCAACTGTGAGAAAATTCCATTTGTTCGTAAAAGTAATTACAAGATACAAATTTATTCCTCACAAACTCGTAGCTGCGACCGTTCATTTACGTTCGTACTTGATGAAGACATCGCTATGTATTTCGGGCCTGGTGTTTATTGGAACGAGGCCTTTCATTGGATTCACAAGAAAggatttattttgtattttaatttggaTCAACAGATAGTTCATCAGATGCACACCCCTTTAGGTCTTATTGGTGGTAATTGGGATGAAGAAAGCTATTCAAATTACTTGTTTGAATCCCGAGGTCACTTGCTTGCGATTGAAATCCTTCGACCTCATACTTCTAAGTTCAAGATTCATGAGTTGATGAGAGATTATTCCGGTTGGTCCTTGAGGTACAATGTTGATCTTGATGGGGTTTGTGGACCCTTCCCTGAGATCATGAATCCTGAATCCGCTGATACCTTTGAGTTTGCTATACTAGCTCTTGTTTTGAGCGATAAACAAGATGGCTCGTTTTTGGTACTGGAAATACCTGGGAAAGTTTTGAGATTCAATTTGGTTTCAAAGACTTTCTACAAGCTCCATGGTTTTTCTTCTCGCCGTAAAATTCCCTACCCTAACTGCAATAAG CAATTTTAA
- the LOC122604954 gene encoding F-box protein At5g07610-like: MSSAEKVASCDGLTSEILLRLPVRSLLHFKSVSKHWYSLISSSSFKLPNLDPPSGLFVADYINKPNPEYDFIPFDIESPVKPPLRALHFDPTVKCLMIEHSCNGLMLCSAYTDEYFRHNNKYVMNYKYYIYNPTINKFNTLPRLENYANNGSVRYGMTLHFDPTQSSHYKVIYVCGYETNPLTGNTRYQIEIYSSQTRTCKTSCEFELDEDIYIDFRAGVFWNNALHWIQKSGFIFCFNLDQEIVHQIQTPIGPIGGWVEEENYSNYLFESRDHLLVIEIQRPHTSKFKIHDLKKDYSEWFVKYNVDLGGISGSFPEIMNPESADTFEFAILALVLGDKEDESFLVLEIHGKALRFNLLSKTFHKLHDLTSSRPKSHSSNRNEVFRQWPCVFQFVESLGNGL, translated from the coding sequence ATGTCTTCTGCAGAGAAAGTTGCTTCGTGCGACGGCCTTACGTCAGAGATCCTTTTACGATTACCGGTAAGATCATTGCTTCATTTCAAGTCTGTTTCCAAACACTGGTATTCTCTCATTTCAAGCTCTAGTTTCAAACTCCCTAACCTTGACCCCCCTTCGGGTCTGTTCGTCGCAGATTATATCAATAAACCAAACCCAGAATATGATTTTATCCCATTCGATATTGAAAGTCCAGTCAAACCACCTTTGAGAGCTCTTCATTTTGATCCAACTGTTAAGTGTTTGATGATCGAGCACTCCTGTAATGGTTTAATGTTGTGTTCTGCCTATACTGATGAGTATTTTCGACATAACAATAAATATGTGATGAATTacaagtattatatatacaatccAACTATTAACAAATTCAATACTCTTCCTAGACTTGAAAACTATGCAAATAATGGATCGGTTCGATATGGTATGACCTTACATTTTGACCCGACACAATCATCTCACTACAAAGTCATATATGTTTGTGGCTACGAGACGAATCCTCTTACTGGTAACACTCGTTACCAGATTGAAATTTATTCCTCACAAACTCGCACTTGCAAGACTTCCTGTGAATTTGAACTTGATGAAGATATTTATATCGATTTTAGGGCTGGTGTTTTTTGGAACAATGCCCTTCACTGGATTCAGAAATCGggatttatattttgtttcaacTTGGATCAAGAGATTGTTCATCAGATACAAACCCCTATAGGTCCTATTGGCGGTTGGGTTGAGGAAGAAAACTATTCAAATTACTTATTTGAATCCCGAGATCACTTGCTTGTGATTGAAATCCAGCGACCTCATACTTCTAAGTTCAAGATTCATGACTTGAAGAAAGATTATTCAGAATGGTTTGTGAAATACAATGTTGATCTTGGGGGAATTTCTGGATCATTCCCTGAAATTATGAATCCTGAATCCGCTGATACCTTTGAGTTTGCTATACTAGCTCTTGTTTTGGGCGATAAAGAAGACGAGTCATTCTTGGTACTCGAAATACATGGGAAAGCTTTAAGATTCAATTTGTTGTCAAAGACTTTCCACAAGCTCCATGATTTAACTTCTTCTCGCCCCAAATCTCACTCTTCTAACCGCAATGAGGTTTTTCGTCAATGGCCTTGTGTTTTTCAGTTCGTGGAATCTCTCGGCAATGGCCTTTGA
- the LOC122606226 gene encoding pectinesterase-like has translation MGFQNSAGLDANQAVALVSKSDRSTFYDVQITGYQDTLYAHSQRQFYTNCTISGTVDFIFGFSATIIQDCKIISKLPEAGHATTITAHGRKGPRQATGFVIQHCDIVANEKLYPFRSLVKSYLGRPWKKYSRTVVMESNIDDFIQPDGWLPWGNDFASLDTCFYAEYANVGPGANTDKRAKGKGVKVITDRNEAMNFTAGPFLTANQWLREPFYLGLFKGR, from the coding sequence ATGGGCTTTCAAAATTCTGCAGGACTAGATGCAAATCAAGCAGTGGCTCTCGTATCAAAATCCGACAGATCAACATTCTATGACGTCCAAATAACAGGTTACCAAGACACACTATACGCCCATAGCCAACGCCAGTTCTACACCAACTGCACCATTTCAGGCACCGTTGACTTCATATTTGGGTTCAGTGCAACCATCATCCAAGACTGCAAGATCATATCAAAACTTCCGGAAGCTGGTCACGCGACGACAATCACAGCCCATGGAAGAAAAGGACCCAGACAAGCCACTGGATTTGTTATCCAACACTGCGACATTGTAGCAAATGAGAAGCTATATCCTTTTAGGTCTCTAGTAAAGAGCTATTTAGGACGTCCGTGGAAGAAGTATTCAAGGACGGTTGTGATGGAATCCAACATCGATGATTTTATTCAACCGGATGGGTGGTTACCATGGGGTAACGACTTTGCATCATTGGACACTTGTTTTTATGCTGAGTATGCAAATGTTGGCCCGGGTGCGAATACTGATAAGAGGGCTAAGGGGAAGGGTGTCAAGGTGATTACTGATAGGAACGAGGCTATGAATTTTACTGCCGGACCTTTCCTTACAGCAAACCAATGGTTAAGAGAACCCTTCTACCTTGGACTATTTAAAGGTCGTTGA